TTATGCTGACATCCGCGACAAGTACCGGCCCGGCCATGCCGACTATACCTATGACCAGAAATACGGCATCCGCGACTATCGCGGCGGCGGCCGCACCTCCGCACGCGAGACGGCGGCGCGGGTGGCCGCGGGCGCCGTGGCACGGCAGGTGCTGTCGGGCATTTCGATTCGGGCCAGCCTCGTGCAGGTTGGGCCGCACAAGATCGACTATGACAATTTCGACTGGGATCAGGTGGGCGAGAACCCGTTTTTCTGCGCCGACGCCAAGGCCGCAGCGCTATGGGCCGACTATCTCGACGGTATCCGCAAGGCCGGCAATTCGGTGGGCGCGGTGATCGAGGTGGTGGCCGAGCATGTGCCGGCGGGCTGGGGTGCGCCGATCTATGGCAAGCTGAGCGCCGACCTGGCCTCGGCCATGATGAGCATCAATGCGGTCAAGGGCGTCGAGATCGGCGCCGGCTTCGAGGCGGCGAGCCTGACAGGCGTCGAGAATGCCGACCAGATGCGGGCGGGCCCGGAGCGCCCCTATTTCCTCAACAACCATGCCGGCGGCATATTGGGTGGGATTTCCAATGGCGACCCGGTCGTGTGCCGCTTCGCGGTGAAGCCGACCTCGTCCATCCTGACGCCACGCCAGACGGTGACAACGGCCAACC
This sequence is a window from Devosia ginsengisoli. Protein-coding genes within it:
- the aroC gene encoding chorismate synthase is translated as MSFNTSGHLFRFTTWGESHGPALGVVVDGCPPGISLTPEMIQRDLDRRKPGQSKYTTQRREADEVKILSGVFEDERTDGPRTTGTPISLVIENTDQRSKDYADIRDKYRPGHADYTYDQKYGIRDYRGGGRTSARETAARVAAGAVARQVLSGISIRASLVQVGPHKIDYDNFDWDQVGENPFFCADAKAAALWADYLDGIRKAGNSVGAVIEVVAEHVPAGWGAPIYGKLSADLASAMMSINAVKGVEIGAGFEAASLTGVENADQMRAGPERPYFLNNHAGGILGGISNGDPVVCRFAVKPTSSILTPRQTVTTANQDTDIITKGRHDPCVGIRAVPVGEAMMALVLADHALRHRGQTGREGAVGFERN